Proteins encoded together in one Amphiprion ocellaris isolate individual 3 ecotype Okinawa chromosome 14, ASM2253959v1, whole genome shotgun sequence window:
- the LOC111579859 gene encoding ependymin-1-like, translated as MYAAVILLVFMCLTATTHADHHHHPCHSPNMTGFMTVMNLKGEVRAIGAFTYDSTAKKLRFRSNDSTPINTSLHLDLLVFFEEGILYEIDSKNQSCEKKKLQCNLHPLDIPDDATFMSTMTFGNPSVEGEGIKLNLWTGSMADTKGKYTMSATMGCLPLSALYYTGSTTFFVSHVDIESEIKDPELLLVPSFCQGLPVEVTPEGTVNSFLSEFM; from the exons ATGTATGCAGCTGTTATCCTTTTGGTCTTCATGTGCCTGACTGCCACTACTCATgcagatcatcatcatcaccccTGTC ATTCACCCAACATGACAGGATTCATGACTGTg ATGAACCTAAAGGGTGAAGTGAGAGCAATCGGTGCATTCACATATGATTCAACGGCAAAGAAACTGCGGTTCAGATCAAATGATAGCACCCCCATCAACACTTCACTACATCTGGATCTGCTGGTGTTTTTTGAAGAG GGGATCCTCTATGAGATTGACAGCAAAAACCAGAGCTGTGAGAAGAAAAAGCTGCAATGCAACCTGCACCCTCTAGATATTCCCGATGACGCCACATTCATGTCCACCATGACTTTTGGGAATCCATCCGTTGAAGGAGAGGGAATAAAACTCAACCTGTGGACAGGGTCAATGGCAGACACCAAAG GCAAATATACAATGAGTGCAACTATGGGATGTTTGCCTCTGAGCGCCCTCTATTACACTGGGTCCACAACGTTCTttgtcag CCACGTGGACATTGAAAGCGAGATCAAGGACCCTGAGCTCCTCCTGGTACCTTCCTTTTGTCAGGGACTGCCTGTGGAGGTGACACCAGAGGGGACAGTAAACAGTTTCCTCAGTGAGTTCATGTAG
- the LOC111579852 gene encoding uncharacterized protein LOC111579852: MTVWWQALILLSCVLNCVDSAPAPVLQRTKYKNSFRLTRSTRTHVQEVLRKYEEQQLGNMENFVGRSRQLKDLPSLSTDFSGWLQLTDWDRLHGAFWDMQAFWDKLEWKRKQLEEEKEQMVMQATQTTLPQSIKYIQLDLRDLMNQVSSQLRRMKSSWKKPVSATVLQTPSNSASSSKKLWDSRVEGYIILRHLDLYLTKLARDFLLLASKTHS, from the exons ATGACTGTTTGGTGGCAGGCTCTCATCCTCCTTTCTTGCGTACTGAACTGTGTGGACTCTGCTCCAGCACCAGTTCTCCAGAGGACTAAATACAAGAACTCGTTTCGTCTCACACGGTCCACCCGAACCCACGTGCAGGAGGTGCTGAGGAAATAC GAAGAGCAGCAGTTGGGGAATATGGAGAATTTTGTGGGACGAAGCCGACAGTTAAAGGATCTGCCTTCACTTTCTACAGACTTCTCTGGGTGGCTACAGCTGACG GACTGGGACCGATTGCATGGTGCTTTCTGGGACATGCAAGCCTTCTGGGATAAGCTGGAGTGGAAGAGAaaacagctggaggaggagaaagagcagATGGTGATGCAGGCGACCCAAACCACTTTACCTCAGAGTATCAAGTACATTCAGCTGGACTTAAGGGATCTGATGAACCAAGTCAGCAGTCAG CTGAGACGCATGAAGAGCTCGTGGAAAAAGCCAGTATCTGCTACAGTGCTGCAAACTCCCTCAAACTCAGCTAGCAGCTCCAAAAAGTTATGGGACAGCCGAGTGGAGGGTTACATCATTCTGAGGCATCTAGACCTTTACCTCACCAAGCTGGCAAGAGACTTTCTTCTGCTGGCTTCGAAAACACACTCATGA
- the myo1ca gene encoding unconventional myosin-Ic isoform X2, translating into MRYQGREVDIEGRVRLVMESALTARDRVGVQDFVLLENYNSEAAFIENLRRRFRENLIYTYIGSVLVSVNPYKELEIYSKQQMERYRGVSFYEISPHIYALSDNTYRAMRTERKDQCILISGESGAGKTEASKKILLYYAVTCPTNDHMAILGDRLLQSNPVLEAFGNAKTLRNDNSSRFGKYMDVQFDFRGTPVGGHILNYLLEKSRVVHQNHGERNFHIFYQLLDGGDDDLLITLDLERNPQNYRYLVKGNCPRVSSISDKNNWKVVMKALPVIGFTEEEVQKLLNIIASVLHLGNTQFGEGEEGDTYITTETQTSNLAKLLGVDGSALREALTHKKLTAKGEEMISPLNYEQAVSARDALAKAVYGRTFTWLVEKINQSLALKEEIYHSSKDSSVIGLLDIYGFEVLQQNSFEQFCINYCNEKLQQLFIELTLRSEQEEYETEGIAWETVQYFDNKIICDLIEEKHKGIISILDEECLRPGETCDVSFLEKLEDTVGSHPHFITHKLANGKTRRVVSREEFRLLHYAGEVNYNVNGFLDKNNDLLNRNLKEVMCQSDNQILSHCFRREEVIDQKRPEMAATQFKNSLMKLMEILMSKEPSYVRCIKPNDAKQPGRFDEVLVRHQVKYLGLMENLRVRRAGFAYRRRFEAFLQRYKPLCPETWPNWHGRLVDGVSTLVNHLGYKAEEYKLGRSKIFIRFPKTLFTTEDALEAKKPEIALTLQTSWRGYRERAKYQRIRRAVIVIQSGWRGMKARRRAKRRRQAAELIRRFIKGFIYRHEEYCPENEYFLDHVRYSFLKNLRQNLPKSVLDKSWPTPPPSLVEASEHLRRLHMRNMVIKYCRRVQPEWKKQMMQKVVASEIFKDQKDSYPLSVGRLFLDSRLEREQINLKVIQTLGSDKVQYGVSVIKYDRRGFKPRPRQLLLTNTFAVLVDRTKIKQRIDYAALRGISVGSLSDGMFVLHMPTEDNKQKGDAVLHCSHVIEVVTKLAMMANKTSYVNINPGSIRFTVARGKEGIIDFIRGSELKVAKGKRGHLLVTAPRINAT; encoded by the exons ATGAGGTACCAAGGCAGG GAGGTGGATATTGAAGGCAGAGTGCGCCTGGTGATGGAGAGTGCTCTGACTGCCCGGGACAGGGTCGGGGTGCAGGACTTTGTCTTGCTGGAGAACTACAATAGTGAGGCAGCCTTCATAGAGAACCTTCGGCGACGCTTCAGAGAAAACCTCATCTAT ACATATATTGGCTCAGTGTTGGTGTCAGTGAACCCTTACAAAGAGTTGGAGATTTACTCCAAGCAGCAGATGGAACGTTACAGAGGGGTCAGCTTCTATGAAATATCGCCTCACAT CTACGCACTGTCAGACAACACTTACCGGGCTATGCGGACCGAGAGAAAGGACCAGTGTATTCTCATATCAGGTGAGAGTGGAGCAGGTAAAACAGAGGCCTCCAAGAAGATCCTCCTCTACTATGCTGTCACCTGCCCCACTAATGATCACATGGCTATCCTTGGTGACCGCCTGCTGCAATCTAACCCTGTTCTGGAG GCATTTGGCAACGCCAAAACACTTAGGAATGACAACTCCAGTCGCTTTGGGAAATACATGGACGTCCAGTTTGACTTCAGG GGGACACCAGTGGGCGGTCACATCCTGAACTACCTGCTGGAGAAATCACGCGTGGTCCACCAGAACCATGGTGAAAGAAACTTCCACATCTTCTATCAGCTTCTGGACGGAGGGGATGATGACCTGCTCATCACACTGGACCTGGAAAGAAACCCTCAGAATTACCGTTATCTGGTCAAG GGCAATTGTCCCAGAGTCAGTTCCATTAGTGACAAGAATAATTGGAAAGTTGTGATGAAGGCCCTGCCTGTTATTGGCTTCACAGAGGAAGAAGTGCAG AAATTGCTGAATATCATCGCCAGTGTTCTCCATCTGGGAAACACTCAGTTTGGGGAAGGGGAGGAAGGAGACACTTATATCACCACTGAGACCCAGACATCAAATCTTGCGAAG ctgCTGGGTGTTGATGGCTCAGCCCTCAGGGAGGCACTCACTCACAAGAAACTCACTGCCAAAGGAGAGGAG ATGATCAGCCCACTAAACTATGAGCAGGCAGTGTCTGCCCGTGATGCCTTAGCCAAGGCCGTGTATGGTCGGACTTTTACTTGGTTGGTGGAGAAGATCAACCAGTCTCTGGCTCTGAAG GAAGAAATCTACCACAGCAGCAAAGACTCCTCGGTTATAGGGCTTCTAGATATCTACGGCTTTGAGGTCCTACAGCAGAATAG TTTTGAGCAGTTCTGCATCAACTATTGCAATGAGAAGCTCCAGCAGCTGTTTATTGAACTCACCCTCCGATCTGAGCAGGAGGAGTATGAGACAGAGGGCATCGCA TGGGAGACAGTGCAGTACTTTGATAACAAGATCATTTGTGACCTGATAGAGGAGAAGCACAAAGGCATCATTTCCATCCTG GATGAGGAGTGTCTAAGACCTGGGGAGACTTGTGATGTCTCCTTCTTGGAGAAATTGGAGGACACAGTGGGCAGCCATCCCCATTTCATTAC GCACAAGTTGGCGAATGGAAAAACTCGCAGGGTAGTGAGTAGGGAGGAGTTCAGGCTGCTACATTATGCAGGAGAGGTCAACTACAATGTCAATG GTTTCCTGGACAAGAACAATGATTTGCTGAACAGAAACCTGAAAGAG GTCATGTGCCAGTCAGACAACCAGATCCTAAGTCACTGCTTCCGCAGAGAGGAAGTGATAGACCAGAAACGACCAGAGATG GCTGCAACTCAGTTTAAAAACAGCCTGATGAAACTTATGGAGATCCTCATGTCTAAGGAGCCATCTTACGTGCGCTGTATCAAACCAAATGATGCCAAGCAACCAG GACGGTTTGATGAAGTTCTGGTCAGACACCAGGTGAAGTACCTGGGCCTTATGGAAAACCTAAGGGTCAGGAGAGCTGGTTTTGCTTATCGTCGTCGCTTTGAAGCCTTCCTACAGAG GTATAAGCCCCTGTGTCCTGAGACGTGGCCCAATTGGCATGGCAGACTCGTAGACGGTGTGTCGACACTGGTCAACCACTTGGGCTACAAAGCAGAAGAGTACAAACTGGGCAG ATCAAAAATCTTCATCCGTTTCCCAAAAactctcttcaccactgaagaTGCTCTAGAAGCAAAAAAGCCAGAGATCG CATTGACCCTGCAGACATCATGGAGAGGCTACAGGGAGAGAGCCAAGTACCAACGCATCAGACGCGCAG TGATAGTGATCCAGTCGGGGTGGCGAGGGATGAAAGCACGCAGGAGAGCTAAAAGGCGTCGTCAGGCTGCTGAATTAATACGCAG gttCATAAAAGGCTTCATCTACCGTCATGAGGAATACTGTCCTGAGAATGAGTATTTCTTGGATCATGTACGCTACTCCTTCCTGAAGAACCTGCGACAAAACCTGCCCAAGAGCGTTTTGGACAAAAGCTGGCCGacacctcctccctctctggttgAG GCCTCTGAGCACCTACGCAGGCTGCACATGCGGAACATGGTCATCAAGTATTGCAGGAGGGTGCAGCCTGAATGGAAGAAGCAG ATGATGCAGAAGGTTGTAGCCAGCGAGATCTTCAAGGACCAGAAAGACAGTTATCCACTGAGTGTTGGAAGGCTGTTTTTGGACTCCAGGCTTG AACGGGAGCAAATCAATCTCAAGGTCATCCAGACTCTTGGCAGTGACAAAGTGCAG TATGGTGTTTCAGTCATAAAGTACGACAGGAGGGGTTTCAAGCCTCGCCCTCGCCAGCTGCTGCTCACTAACACCTTTGCTGTGCTGGTGGACAGGACAAAGATCAAGCAGAGGATTGACTACGCAGCTCTGAGAG GTATCTCTGTCGGCTCTCTCAGCGATGGGATGTTTGTTCTCCACATGCCCACTGAGGACAATAAACAGAAG GGCGACGCGGTGCTGCACTGCAGCCATGTGATCGAGGTGGTGACAAAACTAGCCATGATGGCCAACAAGACCAGCTACGTCAACATCAACCCGGGCAG CATTCGATTCACTGTGGCTCGAGGCAAGGAAGGAATAATTGATTTCATCAGGGGTTCAGAGCTGAAGGTGGCCAAAGGCAAACGAGGACATCTGCTAGTG ACCGCCCCACGGATCAACGCCacatga
- the myo1ca gene encoding unconventional myosin-Ic isoform X1, whose amino-acid sequence MPGYLSSEVDIEGRVRLVMESALTARDRVGVQDFVLLENYNSEAAFIENLRRRFRENLIYTYIGSVLVSVNPYKELEIYSKQQMERYRGVSFYEISPHIYALSDNTYRAMRTERKDQCILISGESGAGKTEASKKILLYYAVTCPTNDHMAILGDRLLQSNPVLEAFGNAKTLRNDNSSRFGKYMDVQFDFRGTPVGGHILNYLLEKSRVVHQNHGERNFHIFYQLLDGGDDDLLITLDLERNPQNYRYLVKGNCPRVSSISDKNNWKVVMKALPVIGFTEEEVQKLLNIIASVLHLGNTQFGEGEEGDTYITTETQTSNLAKLLGVDGSALREALTHKKLTAKGEEMISPLNYEQAVSARDALAKAVYGRTFTWLVEKINQSLALKEEIYHSSKDSSVIGLLDIYGFEVLQQNSFEQFCINYCNEKLQQLFIELTLRSEQEEYETEGIAWETVQYFDNKIICDLIEEKHKGIISILDEECLRPGETCDVSFLEKLEDTVGSHPHFITHKLANGKTRRVVSREEFRLLHYAGEVNYNVNGFLDKNNDLLNRNLKEVMCQSDNQILSHCFRREEVIDQKRPEMAATQFKNSLMKLMEILMSKEPSYVRCIKPNDAKQPGRFDEVLVRHQVKYLGLMENLRVRRAGFAYRRRFEAFLQRYKPLCPETWPNWHGRLVDGVSTLVNHLGYKAEEYKLGRSKIFIRFPKTLFTTEDALEAKKPEIALTLQTSWRGYRERAKYQRIRRAVIVIQSGWRGMKARRRAKRRRQAAELIRRFIKGFIYRHEEYCPENEYFLDHVRYSFLKNLRQNLPKSVLDKSWPTPPPSLVEASEHLRRLHMRNMVIKYCRRVQPEWKKQMMQKVVASEIFKDQKDSYPLSVGRLFLDSRLEREQINLKVIQTLGSDKVQYGVSVIKYDRRGFKPRPRQLLLTNTFAVLVDRTKIKQRIDYAALRGISVGSLSDGMFVLHMPTEDNKQKGDAVLHCSHVIEVVTKLAMMANKTSYVNINPGSIRFTVARGKEGIIDFIRGSELKVAKGKRGHLLVTAPRINAT is encoded by the exons ATGCCTGGATATTTGTCATCA GAGGTGGATATTGAAGGCAGAGTGCGCCTGGTGATGGAGAGTGCTCTGACTGCCCGGGACAGGGTCGGGGTGCAGGACTTTGTCTTGCTGGAGAACTACAATAGTGAGGCAGCCTTCATAGAGAACCTTCGGCGACGCTTCAGAGAAAACCTCATCTAT ACATATATTGGCTCAGTGTTGGTGTCAGTGAACCCTTACAAAGAGTTGGAGATTTACTCCAAGCAGCAGATGGAACGTTACAGAGGGGTCAGCTTCTATGAAATATCGCCTCACAT CTACGCACTGTCAGACAACACTTACCGGGCTATGCGGACCGAGAGAAAGGACCAGTGTATTCTCATATCAGGTGAGAGTGGAGCAGGTAAAACAGAGGCCTCCAAGAAGATCCTCCTCTACTATGCTGTCACCTGCCCCACTAATGATCACATGGCTATCCTTGGTGACCGCCTGCTGCAATCTAACCCTGTTCTGGAG GCATTTGGCAACGCCAAAACACTTAGGAATGACAACTCCAGTCGCTTTGGGAAATACATGGACGTCCAGTTTGACTTCAGG GGGACACCAGTGGGCGGTCACATCCTGAACTACCTGCTGGAGAAATCACGCGTGGTCCACCAGAACCATGGTGAAAGAAACTTCCACATCTTCTATCAGCTTCTGGACGGAGGGGATGATGACCTGCTCATCACACTGGACCTGGAAAGAAACCCTCAGAATTACCGTTATCTGGTCAAG GGCAATTGTCCCAGAGTCAGTTCCATTAGTGACAAGAATAATTGGAAAGTTGTGATGAAGGCCCTGCCTGTTATTGGCTTCACAGAGGAAGAAGTGCAG AAATTGCTGAATATCATCGCCAGTGTTCTCCATCTGGGAAACACTCAGTTTGGGGAAGGGGAGGAAGGAGACACTTATATCACCACTGAGACCCAGACATCAAATCTTGCGAAG ctgCTGGGTGTTGATGGCTCAGCCCTCAGGGAGGCACTCACTCACAAGAAACTCACTGCCAAAGGAGAGGAG ATGATCAGCCCACTAAACTATGAGCAGGCAGTGTCTGCCCGTGATGCCTTAGCCAAGGCCGTGTATGGTCGGACTTTTACTTGGTTGGTGGAGAAGATCAACCAGTCTCTGGCTCTGAAG GAAGAAATCTACCACAGCAGCAAAGACTCCTCGGTTATAGGGCTTCTAGATATCTACGGCTTTGAGGTCCTACAGCAGAATAG TTTTGAGCAGTTCTGCATCAACTATTGCAATGAGAAGCTCCAGCAGCTGTTTATTGAACTCACCCTCCGATCTGAGCAGGAGGAGTATGAGACAGAGGGCATCGCA TGGGAGACAGTGCAGTACTTTGATAACAAGATCATTTGTGACCTGATAGAGGAGAAGCACAAAGGCATCATTTCCATCCTG GATGAGGAGTGTCTAAGACCTGGGGAGACTTGTGATGTCTCCTTCTTGGAGAAATTGGAGGACACAGTGGGCAGCCATCCCCATTTCATTAC GCACAAGTTGGCGAATGGAAAAACTCGCAGGGTAGTGAGTAGGGAGGAGTTCAGGCTGCTACATTATGCAGGAGAGGTCAACTACAATGTCAATG GTTTCCTGGACAAGAACAATGATTTGCTGAACAGAAACCTGAAAGAG GTCATGTGCCAGTCAGACAACCAGATCCTAAGTCACTGCTTCCGCAGAGAGGAAGTGATAGACCAGAAACGACCAGAGATG GCTGCAACTCAGTTTAAAAACAGCCTGATGAAACTTATGGAGATCCTCATGTCTAAGGAGCCATCTTACGTGCGCTGTATCAAACCAAATGATGCCAAGCAACCAG GACGGTTTGATGAAGTTCTGGTCAGACACCAGGTGAAGTACCTGGGCCTTATGGAAAACCTAAGGGTCAGGAGAGCTGGTTTTGCTTATCGTCGTCGCTTTGAAGCCTTCCTACAGAG GTATAAGCCCCTGTGTCCTGAGACGTGGCCCAATTGGCATGGCAGACTCGTAGACGGTGTGTCGACACTGGTCAACCACTTGGGCTACAAAGCAGAAGAGTACAAACTGGGCAG ATCAAAAATCTTCATCCGTTTCCCAAAAactctcttcaccactgaagaTGCTCTAGAAGCAAAAAAGCCAGAGATCG CATTGACCCTGCAGACATCATGGAGAGGCTACAGGGAGAGAGCCAAGTACCAACGCATCAGACGCGCAG TGATAGTGATCCAGTCGGGGTGGCGAGGGATGAAAGCACGCAGGAGAGCTAAAAGGCGTCGTCAGGCTGCTGAATTAATACGCAG gttCATAAAAGGCTTCATCTACCGTCATGAGGAATACTGTCCTGAGAATGAGTATTTCTTGGATCATGTACGCTACTCCTTCCTGAAGAACCTGCGACAAAACCTGCCCAAGAGCGTTTTGGACAAAAGCTGGCCGacacctcctccctctctggttgAG GCCTCTGAGCACCTACGCAGGCTGCACATGCGGAACATGGTCATCAAGTATTGCAGGAGGGTGCAGCCTGAATGGAAGAAGCAG ATGATGCAGAAGGTTGTAGCCAGCGAGATCTTCAAGGACCAGAAAGACAGTTATCCACTGAGTGTTGGAAGGCTGTTTTTGGACTCCAGGCTTG AACGGGAGCAAATCAATCTCAAGGTCATCCAGACTCTTGGCAGTGACAAAGTGCAG TATGGTGTTTCAGTCATAAAGTACGACAGGAGGGGTTTCAAGCCTCGCCCTCGCCAGCTGCTGCTCACTAACACCTTTGCTGTGCTGGTGGACAGGACAAAGATCAAGCAGAGGATTGACTACGCAGCTCTGAGAG GTATCTCTGTCGGCTCTCTCAGCGATGGGATGTTTGTTCTCCACATGCCCACTGAGGACAATAAACAGAAG GGCGACGCGGTGCTGCACTGCAGCCATGTGATCGAGGTGGTGACAAAACTAGCCATGATGGCCAACAAGACCAGCTACGTCAACATCAACCCGGGCAG CATTCGATTCACTGTGGCTCGAGGCAAGGAAGGAATAATTGATTTCATCAGGGGTTCAGAGCTGAAGGTGGCCAAAGGCAAACGAGGACATCTGCTAGTG ACCGCCCCACGGATCAACGCCacatga